Proteins encoded in a region of the Acidobacteriota bacterium genome:
- a CDS encoding DUF423 domain-containing protein, with protein sequence MDRLFIRLGAVAGFVGVALGAFGAHALRARLSADHLAVFETGVRYQLLHALALVLVGVLIARRPARLTTAAGWCFALGIVLFSGSLYVLTLTGTTAVGMVTPIGGLCFLAGWACLALAEGRA encoded by the coding sequence GTGGATCGTCTGTTCATCCGGTTGGGCGCTGTGGCCGGCTTCGTCGGTGTCGCCCTGGGCGCGTTCGGCGCCCATGCGTTGCGCGCGCGGCTGTCGGCCGACCACCTCGCGGTGTTCGAGACGGGCGTGCGTTACCAACTGTTGCACGCGCTCGCGCTGGTGCTCGTCGGTGTGCTTATCGCCCGTCGGCCGGCTCGGCTCACCACTGCCGCCGGCTGGTGCTTCGCCCTGGGCATCGTCCTCTTCTCGGGAAGCCTGTACGTACTGACGCTCACCGGTACAACGGCCGTCGGTATGGTGACGCCAATCGGCGGGCTGTGCTTTCTGGCCGGTTGGGCCTGCCTGGCGCTGGCCGAGGGCCGTGCCTGA
- a CDS encoding FAD-dependent monooxygenase — MVPPARTWRILNLDMGVNEPERVLLEKAATAAGIDPERVRGCRIARRSVDARLRGKTRRLRFIVHVDLVVDADYSGIRFDAAVRSGKIVEAPQPGSFVVANPTRGAGRVVVVGSGPAGLYAALVLSLNGVAVDVIDRGAELKERGRDVVRFHRTRIPNPESNLLFGEGGAGTYSDGKLYTRVDDPLEVPCLEELVACGAPPDILFDSRAHIGTDRLHKILPVLRGRMEARGVRFHWNTRLDGLVIDSGDANDGASQKRVRAVRTSQGEMPCDALWLALGHSARDTVRLLHNQGLQVAAKPFQLGVRIEHPQELITRGRYGDGPDAARLGPASYSLICKAEGRIPASYSFCMCPGGTIVGSINTPGLLCTNGMSNSTHSSPWANAALVTTFGPAEYGAGPFAGVAFQEELERRFFEAGGADYTAPAQGADDFLAGRSTPKPRHSSYTFGTVPGRIDSLLPPLARKALMRALLAYEHDIPGFRSAAGLLVGLESRSSGPIRMPRDRETALADGFANVYPMGEGAGQAGGIMSAALDGARCALAYLQR; from the coding sequence ATGGTCCCTCCCGCGCGCACCTGGCGCATTCTGAACCTCGACATGGGGGTGAACGAGCCCGAGCGCGTCTTGCTCGAAAAGGCCGCGACCGCTGCAGGTATCGACCCCGAGCGCGTACGGGGCTGCCGCATTGCTCGCCGTTCCGTTGACGCCCGTCTTCGTGGCAAAACCCGCCGGCTGCGCTTTATCGTGCATGTCGACCTGGTGGTGGATGCGGACTATTCGGGGATCCGCTTTGATGCCGCGGTGCGCTCGGGAAAAATCGTCGAGGCGCCGCAGCCGGGCAGTTTTGTGGTGGCCAATCCCACCAGGGGCGCTGGGCGTGTTGTGGTGGTGGGCTCCGGCCCAGCGGGCCTCTATGCCGCCCTGGTGCTGAGCCTGAACGGCGTTGCCGTGGATGTGATTGATCGGGGCGCGGAACTCAAGGAGCGGGGCAGGGACGTGGTGCGCTTCCACCGGACGCGGATTCCCAACCCCGAGTCCAACCTTCTGTTCGGCGAGGGCGGCGCCGGCACGTACTCTGACGGCAAGCTCTACACGCGCGTGGACGACCCGCTCGAGGTGCCGTGCCTTGAGGAGTTGGTGGCCTGTGGCGCGCCGCCCGACATCCTGTTTGATTCGCGAGCCCACATCGGCACCGATCGCCTCCACAAGATCCTGCCGGTGCTGCGCGGCCGCATGGAGGCACGGGGTGTGCGCTTTCACTGGAACACCCGGCTCGACGGGCTGGTCATTGATTCAGGTGATGCAAACGACGGGGCGTCGCAGAAACGTGTGCGCGCCGTTCGCACCTCCCAGGGAGAGATGCCGTGCGATGCCCTGTGGCTGGCGCTGGGGCACAGCGCCCGCGACACTGTGCGCCTGCTCCACAATCAGGGACTCCAGGTGGCGGCCAAGCCGTTCCAACTTGGCGTGCGCATTGAACATCCCCAGGAGTTGATCACGCGCGGCCGGTATGGCGACGGACCCGACGCCGCGCGGCTGGGCCCGGCATCCTACAGCTTGATCTGCAAGGCGGAGGGAAGAATACCGGCCAGCTATTCCTTCTGCATGTGCCCGGGTGGCACCATCGTCGGCAGCATCAACACGCCGGGATTGTTGTGCACCAACGGCATGAGCAATTCGACTCACTCGTCGCCGTGGGCGAATGCGGCCCTTGTGACCACGTTCGGCCCAGCCGAGTACGGTGCCGGACCGTTTGCCGGCGTGGCCTTCCAGGAGGAACTGGAGCGCCGCTTCTTTGAAGCCGGTGGTGCCGACTACACCGCGCCGGCACAAGGCGCCGACGACTTTCTGGCGGGTCGATCCACGCCAAAGCCCAGACACTCCAGTTATACGTTCGGCACCGTGCCTGGTCGCATTGACTCGCTGTTGCCACCGCTGGCGCGCAAGGCGCTCATGCGCGCGCTGTTGGCGTACGAACATGACATTCCGGGGTTCCGATCTGCGGCGGGCCTGCTCGTCGGTCTGGAGTCTCGCAGCTCGGGGCCCATCCGGATGCCGCGCGATCGTGAGACGGCTCTGGCCGACGGGTTCGCCAATGTCTATCCGATGGGCGAAGGTGCCGGCCAGGCCGGCGGCATCATGAGCGCCGCTCTTGATGGCGCCCGCTGCGCGCTGGCGTATCTTCAGCGATAG
- a CDS encoding cation:proton antiporter, whose protein sequence is MEHQTTLLLTLALAFVAAFILGFGASKLKLPPMVGYLLAGIAIGPYTPGFSGDPVIAGQLAEIGVILLMFGVGLHFSMADLMAVKGIAVPGAVGQIVVATAMVVGLTTMWGWPLGAGLVLGLALSVASTVVVLRALDERRMIEGANGRIAIAWLVVEDLAMVLTLVLLPALAELTGVHPAAGGHAAATGNIWLLVGITVGKVALFLTIVAWAGPRVVPWMLQQAARTGSHELFTLAVLAISLGIAYGAAAFFGVSFALGAFCAGVVLSNSELSHRAAEESLPLQHAFSVVFFVSVGMLFDPSVLVREPLAVLSVLAVILVGKSIAAFLIVQLLGYPVSTALTISASLAQIGEFSFILATLGISLGMMPAEGRDLILAGAILSLTLNPLAFAVVTPLLNWIRRWRSLLVRFEGSQDLRLARLQSLLDANRTGGPASVLGDELISRWWVFAGLDAGKRAELLSLFTPRSARPGDRIIRKGDPADEVFFISSGTVEVGVRGRKIRLGPGDFFGEMALLTGEPRSADVTAIDYTQLFTLTKAGFEPFVARHPELRTRIDLVAVQRAEENVSTPRPAGSR, encoded by the coding sequence ATGGAACACCAGACCACACTCCTTCTGACGCTCGCGCTCGCGTTTGTCGCGGCGTTTATCCTAGGATTTGGCGCATCAAAACTCAAGCTGCCGCCGATGGTGGGCTACCTCCTGGCCGGCATCGCGATTGGTCCGTACACGCCAGGGTTTTCCGGCGACCCGGTCATCGCGGGGCAGTTGGCCGAGATCGGCGTCATCCTGCTGATGTTCGGCGTTGGCTTGCACTTCTCGATGGCCGACCTGATGGCCGTCAAGGGGATTGCCGTGCCAGGCGCGGTCGGGCAAATCGTGGTCGCGACCGCGATGGTGGTCGGTCTGACAACGATGTGGGGCTGGCCGCTGGGGGCCGGACTCGTGCTCGGACTCGCGCTGTCGGTGGCCAGCACCGTCGTCGTGCTGCGGGCGCTGGATGAGCGGCGCATGATCGAAGGCGCCAACGGACGCATTGCCATTGCGTGGCTCGTGGTCGAAGACCTGGCGATGGTGCTCACGCTGGTGCTGTTGCCGGCGCTGGCCGAGTTGACAGGCGTGCACCCTGCGGCTGGCGGCCATGCCGCCGCGACCGGCAACATTTGGTTACTTGTCGGCATCACTGTCGGCAAAGTCGCGCTGTTCCTCACCATCGTTGCCTGGGCTGGCCCCCGCGTTGTGCCATGGATGCTGCAGCAGGCCGCACGCACGGGGTCACACGAGCTGTTCACGCTGGCGGTGCTGGCCATATCCCTCGGCATCGCGTACGGGGCCGCCGCGTTTTTCGGCGTGTCGTTTGCGCTGGGCGCGTTCTGTGCGGGCGTCGTGCTGAGCAATTCGGAGTTGAGTCACCGTGCGGCGGAAGAGTCGTTGCCGCTGCAGCATGCGTTCTCGGTCGTGTTCTTCGTGTCGGTCGGCATGTTGTTCGACCCCTCCGTGCTGGTTCGCGAGCCGCTGGCCGTGTTGTCGGTGCTGGCGGTCATTTTGGTGGGGAAGTCGATTGCCGCGTTTCTGATCGTGCAGCTTCTTGGGTACCCCGTCAGCACGGCGCTCACGATTTCGGCGAGCCTCGCGCAAATCGGCGAGTTCTCGTTCATCCTGGCCACCCTCGGCATCTCGCTGGGCATGATGCCGGCCGAAGGCCGAGATCTGATCCTGGCCGGTGCGATCCTGTCCCTGACGCTGAACCCGCTGGCCTTTGCCGTGGTGACGCCGCTTCTGAACTGGATACGCCGGTGGCGGTCACTGCTGGTGCGGTTCGAGGGATCACAGGACCTGCGGCTGGCGCGGCTCCAGTCGTTGCTCGACGCGAATCGCACAGGCGGCCCCGCGTCCGTGCTCGGCGACGAACTCATCAGCCGATGGTGGGTCTTCGCGGGTCTCGATGCCGGCAAGCGTGCCGAACTGCTCTCGTTGTTCACCCCGCGTTCGGCGCGCCCGGGCGATCGCATCATTCGCAAAGGTGATCCGGCGGACGAAGTCTTCTTCATTTCGTCGGGAACGGTCGAAGTCGGTGTACGCGGTCGGAAGATTCGGCTGGGCCCCGGCGACTTCTTCGGCGAGATGGCGCTGCTCACCGGCGAGCCACGGTCCGCCGATGTCACGGCCATCGACTACACACAGCTCTTCACGCTCACCAAGGCCGGGTTCGAGCCGTTTGTGGCCAGACACCCGGAACTGCGAACGAGAATCGACCTGGTGGCCGTCCAACGAGCGGAGGAAAACGTCAGTACCCCGCGCCCAGCAGGATCGCGTTGA
- a CDS encoding CPXCG motif-containing cysteine-rich protein: protein MFGDDDVTEFTVTCPYCGEQVEIYLEPDVMGTLVQDCEVCCRPWQVHVSRDQEYRYVDVTRGDGSD from the coding sequence ATGTTTGGTGATGACGACGTGACCGAGTTCACGGTGACGTGTCCGTATTGTGGCGAACAGGTGGAGATCTATCTGGAGCCGGACGTCATGGGCACGTTGGTGCAGGATTGCGAAGTGTGCTGCCGGCCCTGGCAGGTCCATGTCAGCCGCGACCAGGAGTACCGGTACGTGGACGTCACGCGCGGCGACGGGTCGGACTGA
- a CDS encoding nuclear transport factor 2 family protein has product MSMAEEQAVLSSTPQAITDAFNAHDLDAIMAFFSDDCTFDMPPRCRLEFRAAS; this is encoded by the coding sequence ATGTCCATGGCTGAAGAGCAGGCGGTTCTGAGCAGCACCCCGCAGGCGATCACTGACGCATTCAACGCCCATGATCTGGACGCCATCATGGCGTTCTTTTCCGACGACTGCACGTTTGACATGCCCCCACGATGCCGCCTTGAATTCCGGGCCGCCTCGTAG
- a CDS encoding PaaI family thioesterase — translation MSLHTKGLMIAPEHEAAILDRIRRIPIYATLQMEATAFDHGYSELRVPRQAMYDGVFESFHGGILMTIADSVACFAVLTGTAVDQAMTTTDMNIRFLSPCLSHVTAKARVIKFGRVMCPVAVDLFDAAGKQVAVAQVNYMLLNRIPSR, via the coding sequence GTGTCGCTGCATACGAAAGGCCTCATGATTGCTCCTGAACACGAAGCCGCCATTCTCGACCGGATCCGGAGAATCCCGATCTATGCCACGTTGCAGATGGAAGCCACGGCGTTCGACCACGGATACAGCGAACTGCGGGTCCCGCGCCAGGCCATGTACGATGGCGTCTTTGAGTCATTTCATGGCGGCATCCTGATGACAATTGCCGACTCGGTGGCCTGTTTTGCGGTCCTCACCGGGACGGCGGTTGATCAGGCGATGACGACGACCGACATGAATATCCGGTTCCTGTCGCCGTGTCTGAGCCACGTGACGGCGAAGGCCCGGGTCATCAAGTTCGGGCGTGTGATGTGCCCTGTTGCAGTGGACCTGTTTGATGCTGCGGGCAAACAGGTGGCCGTCGCGCAGGTGAATTACATGCTGCTCAACAGAATCCCGAGTCGGTGA
- a CDS encoding beta-lactamase family protein → MSEPRNKRKETQLTLIAVAVGLPIVAGVALVSFLVNVNNQSLHSDPQAVASVMHSTPLPEWTAAVKQAQPIVRAAVVDQNLPGLSVAVGVAGNIVWAEGFGWADLESKKPVAPGMRFRIGHVSKALTSAGVGLLRQQGRLHLDDEIQTYVPTFPRKEWPVTLRQLMGNVAGVIHYRDDEWGDKPTAPCERASDGVKSFANDPLLFKPETQYRYSTYGWVLVSAAVEAAANEPFFTFMRRKVFEPLGMVDTEDDSVTEPRPNRVTSYYRGNLGRELTTRVDYTCFAGAGAFLSTPSDLVRFGIAMTTGTFLQPATVSMLQSRQQLTTGEDTGYGLGWMLDTVELGGTQTQMVGHASRTIEGASTSFLTFPERGLVVAVMANISFADTRSIALAVAQVFDTATHQHAGIELPTSSGMGRPSTRGRVTPNR, encoded by the coding sequence ATGAGTGAACCCAGGAACAAACGGAAAGAGACACAACTCACGCTGATCGCGGTGGCCGTCGGGCTCCCGATCGTCGCGGGCGTGGCCCTCGTCTCCTTCCTGGTCAACGTCAACAACCAGTCACTTCACTCCGACCCGCAAGCCGTGGCATCCGTGATGCACTCGACGCCATTGCCCGAGTGGACCGCTGCTGTGAAGCAAGCACAGCCAATCGTGCGTGCAGCCGTGGTGGATCAGAACCTGCCGGGGCTCTCGGTGGCGGTCGGTGTCGCCGGCAATATTGTGTGGGCGGAGGGATTTGGCTGGGCAGATCTCGAGAGCAAAAAGCCCGTGGCGCCCGGCATGCGCTTCCGGATCGGACACGTCTCCAAAGCGCTCACCTCCGCCGGAGTCGGCCTGTTGCGGCAGCAGGGCCGGCTGCATCTCGACGATGAGATCCAGACGTACGTGCCCACGTTCCCCAGGAAAGAGTGGCCGGTCACGCTGCGGCAATTGATGGGGAACGTGGCGGGCGTCATTCACTACAGAGATGATGAATGGGGTGACAAGCCCACGGCCCCCTGCGAACGGGCGTCAGACGGCGTAAAGAGTTTCGCGAATGATCCGCTGCTGTTCAAGCCAGAGACGCAGTATCGCTATTCCACCTACGGCTGGGTCCTGGTGAGCGCGGCGGTCGAGGCGGCGGCGAACGAGCCCTTCTTCACGTTCATGCGCAGGAAGGTCTTCGAGCCACTGGGCATGGTCGATACGGAGGACGACTCAGTGACCGAGCCTCGGCCGAACCGGGTAACGTCCTACTATCGGGGAAACCTGGGGCGCGAGCTCACCACACGCGTGGACTACACGTGTTTCGCGGGCGCCGGCGCATTCCTCTCCACACCTTCCGATCTCGTGCGGTTCGGAATCGCGATGACCACGGGCACATTCCTGCAACCAGCCACCGTCAGCATGCTCCAGTCACGACAGCAACTCACCACCGGCGAAGACACAGGTTACGGCCTCGGCTGGATGCTCGACACGGTTGAACTGGGCGGCACACAAACGCAGATGGTGGGCCACGCGAGCAGAACGATCGAGGGCGCCTCCACTTCCTTCCTGACGTTTCCCGAACGCGGCCTCGTCGTCGCCGTGATGGCCAATATCTCGTTCGCGGATACCAGGTCGATCGCGTTGGCGGTGGCGCAAGTCTTCGACACGGCGACGCATCAACACGCCGGAATCGAACTGCCGACGAGTTCCGGAATGGGCCGGCCATCCACGCGCGGGAGAGTGACGCCCAACCGGTGA
- a CDS encoding alkaline phosphatase family protein, whose product MLPPKVLMLGLDSASATLVRRWTSSGALPNLRLLEEEGVRGVLRSPPGLGDDATWASFYTCTAPGAHGRYYFHSIQPASYELPFVQDAHLKREPFWNVLDRAGRRVAVIDVPKVPPSRPFGGLHLTDWRVHGRDNLTRSTPPELAVELSRRFGEDRTDRADTGDWLCRMDALTESELPVFLDHLLQSIEHKTTLAEELMARERWDLFLLVYKEAHCAGHQCWHLVDPMHPAYSRDVAERLADPLLRIYQALDRAVGQLRERLSPDTLLIVFSDLDMGPNYTAEHILDDVLIALEKTLWPPSTRWRRWYEKAMRLKNPSLPRHAFRPAFQLEHNEISGAVRLNVRGREPFGVINPGAELEAYCTRLTAELMRLVNPATGGPIVGEVIRCDRLYHGENTDKLPDLLVVWNRDAPIESAHSPALGSMPPRPSGLRTGNHLHNGFCLAVGPGLAKGAAFDASITDLGPTVAHRLGVTLPRVDGRPIPELVGSSIPAC is encoded by the coding sequence TTGCTGCCCCCCAAGGTCTTGATGCTGGGTCTGGATTCGGCCAGTGCCACGCTGGTCCGTCGCTGGACGTCCTCCGGCGCTTTGCCGAACCTGCGATTGCTTGAGGAGGAGGGCGTTCGTGGTGTGCTGCGCAGTCCGCCCGGGCTTGGAGACGATGCGACCTGGGCGTCGTTTTACACATGCACGGCGCCGGGCGCCCACGGTCGCTATTACTTTCACTCCATTCAACCCGCTTCCTACGAATTGCCTTTCGTACAGGACGCCCATCTCAAGCGGGAGCCGTTCTGGAATGTGCTGGACCGCGCAGGGCGCCGCGTGGCGGTCATCGATGTACCGAAGGTTCCGCCGAGCCGCCCCTTCGGCGGCCTCCACCTCACCGACTGGCGCGTGCATGGGCGCGACAACCTCACTCGCAGTACCCCGCCGGAGCTGGCGGTCGAACTCAGCCGCCGCTTCGGGGAGGACCGCACGGATCGTGCGGACACAGGGGACTGGCTGTGCCGCATGGACGCGCTCACCGAAAGCGAGCTGCCCGTCTTTCTTGACCATCTGCTGCAGAGTATCGAGCACAAGACGACGCTCGCCGAAGAGTTGATGGCGCGAGAACGTTGGGATCTCTTTCTGCTCGTCTACAAAGAGGCTCATTGTGCCGGGCACCAGTGCTGGCACCTCGTGGACCCCATGCATCCGGCGTATTCCCGGGATGTGGCTGAGCGGCTCGCCGATCCGCTCCTGCGCATCTATCAGGCGCTCGACAGGGCTGTCGGGCAGCTGCGCGAACGGCTGTCGCCAGACACTTTGTTGATCGTCTTCAGCGATCTGGACATGGGGCCGAACTACACGGCCGAGCACATTCTTGATGACGTCCTGATCGCGTTGGAAAAAACGCTCTGGCCACCAAGCACACGCTGGCGCCGCTGGTATGAGAAGGCGATGCGGTTGAAGAACCCCTCCCTTCCCAGGCACGCCTTTCGTCCGGCCTTTCAGCTCGAACACAACGAAATCAGCGGAGCCGTTCGCCTGAATGTACGCGGCAGGGAACCATTCGGCGTGATCAATCCTGGGGCCGAACTGGAGGCCTACTGCACACGTTTGACTGCCGAGCTCATGCGCCTGGTCAACCCCGCCACGGGAGGCCCCATCGTGGGCGAGGTCATCCGCTGTGACCGTTTGTATCACGGCGAGAACACCGATAAATTGCCGGACCTGCTGGTGGTCTGGAACCGGGACGCGCCGATTGAATCCGCGCACTCGCCGGCGTTGGGGAGCATGCCACCGCGCCCTTCCGGTTTGCGGACAGGAAACCACCTGCACAATGGATTCTGCCTGGCCGTTGGCCCGGGCCTGGCAAAGGGAGCGGCGTTCGACGCGTCGATCACCGACCTCGGTCCGACCGTCGCTCACCGGTTGGGCGTCACTCTCCCGCGCGTGGATGGCCGGCCCATTCCGGAACTCGTCGGCAGTTCGATTCCGGCGTGTTGA
- a CDS encoding DUF885 family protein, with protein sequence MLYRISVLLAFCVVAVPAARQAPAATNPALAALITQAQGVRGDAWAPILAGLEKIDRATLDLDDQVDFDLLRSHARTRQWEQTELRQWEVDAAGVIGVGAVSGLFLRDGSLPEVNVRSAIAQLRGLANSIRTNRERLTAPARIWTENAQYQAYYARTMLEKEVQSLDIPNTALRAEFLAACTDAIPVIREHEEWLEKVLLPRSTRPPTWKPEQIEFYQFVHEQLDEYGVDEMIRVAEAEDRKLWSEMEALARRIHPSGDLRTVWEQMKDEAPPWEEVIPMAQRYVDMASDWLRGPGGHVVTIPGYLRYGARLSPPMARRTLSFGGATSGPTIDGIQSGFYILTPLEDRLTAKEKLSRLRSYNPYWTHVISYHEWLGHTVQIASARANVTRPMRQMYNSSYFSQSWSFYLEKLFEDEGYFETLPHMENLKTQLARRQMRMWRVQRILTKLKMAKGEMTFDQAVQAYIDRIGMEPGNSFIEVQRDSQSPSPPGREIIGELMILKLRDEIQSAQGPAFSLKAFHDRLISHGALPFTQIRRLMLRQ encoded by the coding sequence ATGCTGTACCGCATTTCCGTCCTGCTCGCGTTCTGTGTCGTGGCAGTTCCAGCCGCTCGCCAGGCGCCGGCGGCCACGAACCCGGCCCTGGCCGCGTTGATCACACAGGCGCAGGGGGTGCGCGGCGACGCGTGGGCACCCATCCTGGCCGGCCTGGAGAAGATCGACCGTGCGACGCTGGATCTGGACGACCAGGTGGATTTCGACCTGCTCCGGTCGCACGCGCGCACACGCCAGTGGGAACAGACCGAACTCCGGCAGTGGGAAGTCGATGCCGCGGGCGTGATCGGCGTCGGCGCTGTCAGCGGCCTCTTCCTGCGTGACGGGTCATTGCCCGAGGTGAACGTCCGGTCGGCGATCGCGCAATTGCGAGGCCTTGCCAATTCCATCAGGACCAACCGGGAACGTCTGACCGCGCCGGCGCGCATCTGGACGGAAAACGCGCAGTATCAGGCGTACTACGCGCGGACGATGCTGGAGAAAGAGGTGCAGTCGCTCGACATTCCGAACACGGCGCTGCGTGCGGAATTCCTGGCGGCCTGCACGGATGCGATCCCGGTCATCCGTGAACACGAGGAGTGGCTCGAGAAGGTCCTGCTGCCGCGATCGACGCGGCCGCCGACGTGGAAACCGGAACAGATCGAGTTCTACCAATTCGTGCACGAGCAGCTCGATGAGTACGGCGTGGACGAGATGATCCGCGTCGCCGAGGCCGAGGACCGGAAGCTCTGGTCGGAGATGGAGGCGCTCGCCAGGCGTATTCATCCGTCCGGCGATTTGCGGACGGTCTGGGAACAGATGAAGGACGAGGCGCCGCCGTGGGAGGAGGTCATTCCCATGGCGCAGCGGTATGTGGACATGGCCAGCGACTGGCTGCGTGGACCCGGGGGGCACGTGGTGACGATTCCGGGCTACCTGCGCTACGGCGCGCGCCTGTCACCGCCCATGGCGCGGCGGACCCTGTCGTTCGGCGGCGCGACGTCAGGGCCGACGATTGACGGCATCCAGTCCGGGTTCTACATTCTCACGCCGCTCGAGGATCGGCTCACGGCCAAGGAGAAACTGAGCCGGCTCAGGTCCTACAATCCGTACTGGACGCACGTCATCTCGTACCACGAGTGGCTCGGCCACACCGTGCAAATCGCCTCGGCGCGGGCCAACGTGACCCGCCCGATGCGCCAGATGTACAACAGCAGCTACTTCAGCCAGTCGTGGTCGTTCTACCTGGAGAAGCTTTTCGAGGACGAGGGCTACTTCGAGACGTTGCCGCACATGGAGAACCTCAAGACGCAGCTGGCGCGCCGCCAGATGCGGATGTGGCGGGTGCAGCGCATCCTGACCAAGCTCAAGATGGCCAAGGGCGAGATGACGTTCGACCAGGCCGTGCAGGCATACATCGACCGCATCGGGATGGAGCCAGGCAACTCATTCATCGAGGTTCAGCGCGACTCGCAGTCGCCTTCGCCGCCCGGACGCGAAATCATCGGCGAGTTGATGATCCTCAAGCTGCGCGACGAGATCCAGAGCGCGCAGGGGCCCGCCTTCTCGCTGAAGGCGTTCCATGACCGCTTGATTTCCCACGGCGCGTTGCCGTTCACGCAGATCCGGCGGCTGATGCTTCGGCAGTAG
- the typA gene encoding translational GTPase TypA: protein MLSTPVTSQKIANPLRRNIAIIAHVDHGKTTLVDALLRQSGIFRSNERVAERVMDSNDLERERGITIMAKNTAVQYHDHLINIVDTPGHADFGGEVERTLSMVDGVMLLVDASEGPLPQTRFVLRKALERRQPPIVVINKIDRPDARVSEVLNEVYDLFIDLDATEDQLDFPVLYTNAREGTATTDILVPGENLQPLFDAIIAHTPAPRGDVDAPLQALVANLDSSDYLGRIAIGRIFHGRVKVGDPIAVCKLDGTFQRTTVTKLFTFSGLKHVDATEAAAGDIIGLAGIADIMIAETIADAENPVAIKTIAIDEPTVSMIFGINTSPLAGRDGQYVTSRQLKDRLDRELIGNVSIRVEPTDSPEQMKVFGRGELQLSILIEMMRREGFEMQVSRPEIVTKAVDGVRMEPVENLVIDVAEEYQGVVIAQCGIRRGTMTKMVNHGSGRVRLEFAIPARGLIGFRSQFLTETRGTGMMNHIFHGWAPWSGPIASRPTGALLSDRAGVVTAYAIANMQDRGEMFVAPGTVVYEGMIVGENSRINDLDINIVREKKMSNMRASGADEAIRLIPPKVHSLEQAIEFINEDELVEVTPHNLRMRKRVLAANMRPRKES, encoded by the coding sequence ATGCTTTCGACGCCCGTGACCTCACAGAAGATCGCCAACCCGCTTCGGCGCAACATCGCCATCATCGCCCACGTCGACCACGGCAAGACCACCCTGGTGGATGCCCTGCTGCGGCAGAGCGGCATCTTCCGCTCCAACGAGCGGGTGGCCGAACGCGTGATGGACTCGAACGACCTCGAGCGCGAGCGGGGCATCACGATCATGGCCAAGAACACGGCCGTGCAGTATCACGACCACCTGATCAACATCGTGGACACGCCGGGCCACGCCGACTTCGGCGGCGAAGTGGAACGCACCCTCTCGATGGTGGACGGCGTCATGTTGCTGGTGGACGCCTCGGAAGGTCCCCTGCCCCAGACGCGCTTCGTGCTGCGGAAGGCCCTTGAACGCCGCCAGCCGCCCATCGTGGTCATCAACAAGATCGACCGGCCCGACGCGCGCGTCAGCGAAGTGCTCAATGAGGTCTACGATCTCTTCATCGACCTGGACGCCACGGAAGACCAGCTCGACTTCCCCGTGCTCTACACGAACGCCCGCGAGGGCACGGCCACCACGGACATCCTGGTGCCGGGCGAAAACCTGCAGCCGCTGTTCGACGCCATCATCGCGCACACACCGGCACCGCGCGGCGATGTGGATGCGCCGCTGCAGGCCCTGGTCGCCAACCTGGACTCCAGCGACTACCTGGGCCGCATCGCCATCGGGCGTATCTTCCACGGCCGGGTCAAGGTGGGCGACCCCATCGCAGTCTGCAAGCTCGACGGCACGTTCCAGCGCACCACGGTGACCAAGCTCTTTACGTTCTCGGGTCTCAAACATGTGGACGCCACTGAGGCGGCCGCGGGCGACATCATCGGCCTGGCCGGCATTGCCGACATCATGATTGCCGAGACCATTGCCGACGCCGAGAACCCGGTGGCGATCAAGACCATCGCCATCGACGAACCGACCGTGTCGATGATCTTCGGCATCAACACCTCGCCGCTGGCGGGGCGCGACGGCCAGTACGTCACGTCGCGACAGTTGAAGGACCGCCTGGACCGCGAACTCATCGGCAACGTCTCCATCCGTGTGGAGCCCACCGACTCACCCGAGCAGATGAAGGTGTTCGGGCGTGGCGAACTGCAGTTGTCGATTCTCATCGAGATGATGCGGCGCGAAGGGTTCGAGATGCAGGTCTCGCGTCCGGAAATTGTGACCAAGGCTGTGGACGGCGTTCGCATGGAGCCGGTCGAGAATCTGGTCATCGACGTGGCCGAGGAATATCAGGGCGTGGTCATCGCGCAGTGCGGCATCCGTCGCGGCACCATGACCAAGATGGTGAATCACGGCAGCGGCCGTGTGCGCCTCGAATTCGCCATCCCGGCTCGCGGCCTCATCGGGTTCCGCTCGCAGTTCCTCACGGAAACGCGCGGCACCGGCATGATGAACCACATCTTCCACGGCTGGGCGCCCTGGTCGGGTCCCATTGCGTCGCGTCCCACCGGCGCGCTCCTCTCGGACCGCGCGGGCGTGGTCACGGCCTACGCCATCGCCAACATGCAGGACCGCGGCGAAATGTTCGTTGCACCGGGCACGGTCGTGTATGAAGGCATGATCGTCGGCGAGAACTCACGCATCAACGACCTCGACATCAACATCGTGCGCGAGAAGAAGATGTCGAACATGCGCGCGTCGGGCGCCGACGAAGCCATCCGCCTCATTCCGCCCAAGGTGCACAGCCTTGAGCAGGCGATTGAGTTCATCAACGAGGATGAGCTGGTGGAAGTGACGCCGCACAATCTGCGCATGCGCAAGCGCGTGCTCGCCGCGAACATGCGGCCGCGCAAGGAGTCGTGA